tctcttaGTTGACGTCGTCTGAGATGGATTTCCTCACTGCCAATTCCACTGCTGCACTGAgtgaatttgaaaaagtttcGGATAGTATTGGTGAGTAAATGGAAtttgtaattaattaaatgaattattgattttcttcttgaagGTTCTGGTGTTTTGGATGTGGCTGGATCTCAGGTTGAGTCGGCTCAGTCGGCTTCCTAGATCATTGAACGCTTTGCATGCATGAACATATAGACTTTCTACACTACACTGCATTGAATACACGTCGTATACAAACCCATTCATTGTTCAGAACCCCTTACTTTTTGGCGTTTCTCTTACGTTTACTCTTTGGCGTGGCGTCCTCCTCTCTTgacttttctttgcttcgttttcgtttggaAACCGGTGACGATCTTTGAGCCAATGTTTGAGGTATTTCTAATATTTGGTTCTCTTACCTTTCTCCCGTTATTTGCTGCATCAGTTGCGCGCACTGCGCTTTCGCCGCTGTTCCGCTCTCCAGACATGACTGCACCGCCTTCGTGacgctgtttctcttctaaaCCCACAGTCATTAACCCCACTGTTGACCATAATCCCTTACTTTGTCCCAGCATGGCTGATTTTTTGCTATTGGGACTAGTTTCAatccaaaacgaaaaacgtctCGCATCTCTTTTGCTTTGATCTCTTCATTTTTAACGCCCAGTAACTACAAAGACGTCTAAAAGCGTTGTTTCTAATATCTCACAGCTTGTACCTCAATAAGAGCATCAAGCATCAGTGGACACACACGCTGAACAACTGAATCAACCTAGAAATGATACCCCTGGTTATTCTGTACCCAGGGGACCCTAAAACGTTACCGTCACATCTGTCTTCTTGGAGATAAGCTGCGTCAGCATGAGAACGCCTTGTGACTAGAAAAAATTATCCGGAAAGTCTACGTGCTGCGTTGTTTCAGTGCGTACCTTTCTATAGTGATTTACTGAAGATCCTAGAAGAGCCGTTACGTACTCAGCCAAGTGCCAAGCAATTGCCTAAAAGACGTTCCTTTCTTATCAACGAAAGAGCCACTTTACGTACAGGATGCCTGTCTATTAGATCGATAAACAGCGAAGGATGAAGCTTGCTGCTCCTATAAATAGTCAAATAGTTCTCCAATGATATTCAGACTACTGAGTACGTACTTCTTCTTCATGAAGTCCTCTAAGGCTCTTCTATATGCTGCGAGTACTCGAGGCATATCTATAGACCCAAAATCTGATTCCTTGGCGTTTTTTGGCGGTTCAATTCGGCGCAGAACACGAATCTACACAGCATATACAAAATCCCGACCCTACTAAGAGTCTTCTCACCATTAACATGCAACCTTGACTAATAAGGGTAACCATGGCCAGAGACGGAGCTAGGAGAACCCAATTTCAAGCCATTACTTGCGTCAAATAAGCATTTACCTGACTTAGCCATTATCAATAGACCCTCTAGTAAAGAGTGCACGCGATCAACGTCTATCCCACTAGCGTCTGAACACTACAAAAGGGCTAGAGTTTAAAATCATTAACGTGTACCCAGTGGACGGACCTCTTTTAATTTGCATAGTCGGTTTCTAAATAAGCCTTTGGATCTCTCGTGGAGTGGCTGCAGCACCTTATTCTTTTCCGAATACTGGATTACACCCAGTAGAGGAAGAACTATTTCCTACAGAGCGCAATGGATGGGACAAAATCCAAGGAAATGAATACGTACCAATACTAGAGGACTACGCGTTTGCTTTTTTATAAATGTATCTAAGAGATCCAAAGCCCTGCGGCAAAGGAGATTATAAAATAAAGCGTTTCTTACCCAGAGTCTCTTACCTCAGTTTGAAGTGGGCCAgcgtcttttcgtcttctgcaGAAGAGAGTCACTCTACTGGTTAAATCATCCAACCTTGTCTTgcctttcttttgcttcttgTTCGACTTCccctttcttctctcgcgAAAAACGGACGCTAgagcttcgtcgacggcttccATAGCCTCGTCgtccaaagaaacgtcgtcctcgtcgtcagaCTACAATACAGTATCTTGAAAAAATGCAAGAGATTAGGATAACAGTCTGACATTTTCGTCTGCTGCTAAATCTCCTAACGCGTCCTTGACTTGCATACGGAATTCTTCGTCAATTTCCCCagcatcttcttcttcttcttcaatatcATCTTCAATGTCAgactcttcgtcttcttgttcttcctcctcctcctcctcctcctcctcctcatcttcttcctcttcttcgtcttccttgtCTGAagtctcgtcatcgtcattttGAGGATTAATAGCCTATAAAGTCAACATTAATGTTTCTCAAAGAAATGATTTGTTTTTTACCTGCGTTATAAGAGTCAATGATCTTGGCGTTACGTGAGAAATCACCGCAGTGAAAACCCGTTCTACAACCGTTCTCATAAGCTGAGAAGGCTGGGAGAGAAGAGACAGAAGAATATCAGTGAGCACGTCAATCCAAGGCAAATCTAAAATCAAACTTAGACAGAACTGAAGCAGGATGAAAATTTGACATTTTTACCGTCTTGATTCGGTCCTTTGTTGCACATGTTTTTGTAACAATTATCCAAGTCCTGTATAGAAATATAATTTCAGTgctaattttaattttcagTGTCTTGCCTCTAGTATATCAAGCCAGTGAGATTCTCCACTAAAGATCTGCAGTGCTGCATGGAGAAAGAGCAATTCGAAGGCAATAGACTCAGCCACAAGCAAATCCTGTCTCCTCTAAATACAAAAAATAGGTCAGGCCTTTTTCTAGTTTCATTTCTTACGGCTTCTCTTAGTTTTTTGACAACGGCCAGGGACTCgttgaaagaaaacgttccCTAAAACACGCATAAGATTTATTCACGCGATTTTCTACTTTTTAGTCACGTCTTCGTTGATCTGATTGACTAAGGACACATTCTCGTCATTCAGAAGTTCCTAAGATAGAATAGTAATATCTATTGAAGTGTATTCCTCCCCAAGATGTGACCCAAACCTGAGCAAACATAGCGAGATGATAGACCCACATGTTTCCATCTGAAGCAAAGCCATGACTGTAGAGAAAACGCCTATCTTTGCCATCCAATTGAACTAGACAATGGTTCAGTTTTCTCTAGATATAAAACTTGGTCTATTCATACCTTTTCCAAGGGATGGCATAGCTGAAAGTTCTCCCATAACACTCAACAGCCGTTGCTCGCAAAATGATCTGATTTCTCCAGATAAGGAAGACGTGACCTGATAGCAAGACtgccaaaaaattaaacacAATTGAAAACGAATTAATTATAAC
This is a stretch of genomic DNA from Oscarella lobularis chromosome 16, ooOscLobu1.1, whole genome shotgun sequence. It encodes these proteins:
- the LOC136196558 gene encoding uncharacterized protein isoform X1: MSQTLVSNFWPLASLDVQDRTKAAEEIISELENDENPENLQYVVKRLVSGLGSSRKAAREGFAAALTQLLAKFPSIEIASIFDLMQAKLRPTGNAKAQEERDAFFGQVFALLALNRSGRLHDKRAGLDLKRAASELNELRKRKPYLKEIATQCLIDMIAQTDEIGFNEFVFPSLESDLELGWTACTTERLCLAVAMQQKKFGSDVFKKYWKHSRILNVKNFSHMVNPLMASSESHPRVHIVWDLVLPNFVSSKSHLGEFWKTIIDDGLMVSSFERKYLGFLLVLKILPHLTADQIPLIFTSNWMRCLINSLSSEERNLHAAAKNFCKALSEIDLASKSVTLAIIRELLGRFGNKRFDSLTGTKTVASLVNTLDSDAMLEYVQFLQKSFSLDTTVESEDMDEDLGVRQWAIDQMLGLVRNSKLPRSDSWLLACLKFVFFQAYFALEPSNENKDLSCYQVTSSLSGEIRSFCEQRLLSVMGELSAMPSLGKVQLDGKDRRFLYSHGFASDGNMWVYHLAMFAQELLNDENVSLVNQINEDGTFSFNESLAVVKKLREARRQDLLVAESIAFELLFLHAALQIFSGESHWLDILEDLDNCYKNMCNKGPNQDDLPWIDVLTDILLSLLSQPSQLMRTVVERVFTAVISHVTPRSLTLITQAINPQNDDDETSDKEDEEEEEDEEEEEEEEEEEQEDEESDIEDDIEEEEEDAGEIDEEFRMQVKDALGDLAADENSDDEDDVSLDDEAMEAVDEALASVFRERRKGKSNKKQKKEDEKTLAHFKLRALDLLDTFIKKQTRSPLVLEIVLPLLGVIQYSEKNKVLQPLHERSKGLFRNRLCKLKECSDASGIDVDRVHSLLEGLLIMAKSAPSLAMVTLISQGCMLMIRVLRRIEPPKNAKESDFGSIDMPRVLAAYRRALEDFMKKKSSKLHPSLFIDLIDRHPAIAWHLAEYVTALLGSSVNHYRKSQGVLMLTQLISKKTDVTVDSVVQRVCPLMLDALIELLGVKNEEIKAKEMRDVFRFGLKLVPIAKNQPCWDKKRNSVTKAVQSCLESGTAAKAQCAQLMQQITGERSSPVSKRKRSKEKSREEDATPKSKRKRNAKK
- the LOC136196558 gene encoding uncharacterized protein isoform X2, producing MSQTLVSNFWPLASLDVQDRTKAAEEIISELENDENPENLQYVVKRLVSGLGSSRKAAREGFAAALTQLLAKFPSIEIASIFDLMQAKLRPTGNAKAQEERDAFFGQVFALLALNRSGRLHDKRAGLDLKRAASELNELRKRKPYLKEIATQCLIDMIAQTDEIGFNEFVFPSLESDLELGWTACTTERLCLAVAMQQKKFGSDVFKKYWKHSRILNVKNFSHMVNPLMASSESHPRVHIVWDLVLPNFVSSKSHLGEFWKTIIDDGLMVSSFERKYLGFLLVLKILPHLTADQIPLIFTSNWMRCLINSLSSEERNLHAAAKNFCKALSEIDLASKSVTLAIIRELLGRFGNKRFDSLTGTKTVASLVNTLDSDAMLEYVQFLQKSFSLDTTVESEDMDEDLGVRQWAIDQMLGLVRNSKLPRSDSWLLACLKFVFFQAYFALEPSNENKDLSCYQVTSSLSGEIRSFCEQRLLSVMGELSAMPSLGKVQLDGKDRRFLYSHGFASDGNMWVYHLAMFAQELLNDENVSLVNQINEDGTFSFNESLAVVKKLRERRQDLLVAESIAFELLFLHAALQIFSGESHWLDILEDLDNCYKNMCNKGPNQDDLPWIDVLTDILLSLLSQPSQLMRTVVERVFTAVISHVTPRSLTLITQAINPQNDDDETSDKEDEEEEEDEEEEEEEEEEEQEDEESDIEDDIEEEEEDAGEIDEEFRMQVKDALGDLAADENSDDEDDVSLDDEAMEAVDEALASVFRERRKGKSNKKQKKEDEKTLAHFKLRALDLLDTFIKKQTRSPLVLEIVLPLLGVIQYSEKNKVLQPLHERSKGLFRNRLCKLKECSDASGIDVDRVHSLLEGLLIMAKSAPSLAMVTLISQGCMLMIRVLRRIEPPKNAKESDFGSIDMPRVLAAYRRALEDFMKKKSSKLHPSLFIDLIDRHPAIAWHLAEYVTALLGSSVNHYRKSQGVLMLTQLISKKTDVTVDSVVQRVCPLMLDALIELLGVKNEEIKAKEMRDVFRFGLKLVPIAKNQPCWDKKRNSVTKAVQSCLESGTAAKAQCAQLMQQITGERSSPVSKRKRSKEKSREEDATPKSKRKRNAKK